A stretch of Besnoitia besnoiti strain Bb-Ger1 chromosome III, whole genome shotgun sequence DNA encodes these proteins:
- a CDS encoding queuine tRNA ribosyl transferase (encoded by transcript BESB_043240): protein MSATVAWAGAFLEIFRLARFHHRRRRNAATGRQWARDRLLRPRRSASPDKIRLSGPECAPSHSSGKNSRQQDRTLLPRVATLHRLRPNARSSAVFRFFLVILCGNASGWFDGNAGQTSIVDPLELAWKNLGSFRVAHAACISSNPPVETAPPKVAAPGVAASLFAPFGDHIQRRNVRRAFSVLTARDSAEGMSANDAEARRRTATLHFASAFFGNPPPSHVQRRAPRDPRRLAAGWARGSSPAFPHAFSHERRQADVNVRAASTVLPRGTERQENSQGLAAFLSSLALPANTYVRARGPRHCLPSVWSCQAIMPGAATPRDAHMGWHGSPQCSRGSCRVGSASLLVQALTAGDDTRLRGQPGRSQGGSAQPRVGMIRTLFGDVETPNFMVCGTKAAVKGITVEMLREVKTQIILANTYHLLVRPGPEVIESLGGLQHFTGWHGPMFTDSGGYQIFSLHYGGVADEVKGRRGRRGQCSPQSSSSSSRAAADSRRAAAAAGGHEAEGVDPSSHLLRLDETGAVFRSYYTGQRIELTPERAMETQYQLGADLIVALDECTPYHTSKSYTAASMRRSHRWALRCLVALDRLRDLKGSPPARLPAFSETPSSSQPPCRTRTNCPSIPQPEEPAVSADSSPASATWRAGRRQCPRCRTGWARLDASASQGPLAAIGVPYPQQGLYGVVQGGVYSDLREESVDFVNENAFFGTAIGGSLGATREQMHAVVAETARKLRRDRPIHLLGIGRMQDIFHGVKQGIDTFDCVHPTRAGRHGSALVPRVFWDGDGALNVPPSAGCDADDLPAFANFKNEPGRPKVARSLAALAVVSSNPEADKSWSPVSTPRAIFPVAAQRPKEYVDLRNAAFKFDDRPILPNCGCYSCKTASRAYLHYLLKIGEQLGGTLVTLHNIFTMNRLMASIRQAIVEKTLDEEKEKWIHPLMKD from the exons ATGTCGGCGACCGTCGCCTGGGCGGGCGCCTTCCTTGAGATATTTCGGCTCGCTCGTTTTCATCATCGAAGGCGCCGCAATGCAGCCACAGGGCGGCAGTGGGCGCGCGATCGTTTGCTGCGACCCCGTCGTTCTGCATCCCCTGATAAAATACGCCTCAGTGGTCCTGAATGTGCACCCAGCCACAGCAGCGGCAAGAACTCTCGTCAGCAGGACAGAACGCTGCTTCCACGCGTCGCGACGCTGCATCGTTTGCGCCCCAACGCCAGGTCTTCTGCGgtctttcgcttctttctgGTGATTCTGTGCGGGAATGCGTCAGGATGGTTTGACGGCAATGCTGGGCAAACTTCCATCGTCGACCCCCTAGAGCTCGCCTGGAAAAATCTGGGCTCTTTCCGggtcgcgcacgccgcctgTATCTCCTCAAACCCTCCCGtagagacggcgccgcccaaGGTCGCGGCTCCGGGGGTCGCTGCGAGCCTCTTCGCTCCTTTTGGCGACCACATCCAGCGCCGAAATGTGCGAAGAGCTTTTTCGGTGCTGACAGCCCGCGACAGCGCGGAGGGCATGTCTGCaaacgacgcggaggcccgTCGCCGCACAGCCACTCTCCATTTTGCCTCTGCATTCTTCGGGAACCCGCCTCCTAGCCACGTACAGCGGCGAGCCCCGAGGGatccgcggcgccttgctGCTGGCTGGGCACGTGGTTCTTCGCCAGCGTTTCCGCATGCGTTTTCTCACGAGCGCCGCCAAGCCGATGTCAAtgtgcgcgcggcgagcacgGTGTTGCCACGAGGCACAGAGCGGCAGGAGAACTCTCAAGGGCTCGCCGCTTTTCTGAGctccctcgcgctgcctgcgaacACGTATGTGCGGGCACGAGGCCCCAGGCACTGTCTGCCGTCCGTTTGGAGCTGCCAGGCGATAATgccgggcgccgcgacgccgcgcgatgCGCACATGGGGTGGCATGGGAGTCCACAATGCAGTCGCGGCTCCTGCAGAGTCGGCAGCGCCAGTCTGTTGGTGCAGGCTCTGACTGCTGGAGACGACACGCGTCTGCGTGGACAGCCGGGGCGCTCGCAAGGGGGGtcggcgcagccccgcgtCGGGATGATCCGGACTCTCTTCGGCGATGTAGAGACTCCGAACTTCATGGTGTGCGGCACCAAGGCCGCTGTGAAGGGCATCACGGTCGAAATGCTGCGCGAAGTCAAAACGCAG ATCATTCTTGCCAACACCTACCACTTGCTCGTGCGGCCGGGTCCGGAGGTCATCGAGAGCCTCGGCGGACTTCAG CACTTCACTGGATGGCACGGTCCCATGTTCACCGACAGCGGCGGCTACCAGATCTTCTCGCTGCACTACGGGGGCGTCGCGGACGAGGTGAAaggtcggcgcgggcgcagaggccagTGTAGTCCACAGTCGTCCTCGAGCTCCAGCAgagcggctgcagacagccgtcgcgccgcagcagccgcgggcggccATGAGGCTGAAGGAGTCGATCCGAGCTCGCATCTGCTTCGATTAGATGAAACGGGGGCTGTATTCCGCAGCTACTACACCGGGCAGCGCATTGAACTGACACCTGAGAGAGCAATGGAAACTCAGTATCAACTCG GAGCAGACCTCATCGTGGCGCTGGATGAGTGCACGCCGTATCACACTTCGAAG AGCTATACGGCTGCGTCCATGCGTCGATCCCACCGCTGGGCTCTCCGGTGCCTGGTCGCGCTCGAccgcctccgcgacctcaaggggtcgccgcctgcacgtttgcctgcgttttctgaaacgccgtcgtcttcgcagCCGCCTTGTCGCACGCGCACGAATTGTCCTTCGATTCCGCAGCCGGAGGAGCCAGCTGTCTCAGCCGATTCCAGTCCAGCATCTGCTACGtggcgggcggggcggcgccagtGCCCCAGGTGCCGGACCGGCTGGGCGCGGCTCGACGCTTCGGCGTCACAAGGCCCGCTGGCCGCGATCGGCGTGCCTTATCCGCAGCAGGGGCTCTACGGAGTCGTCCAGGGCGGTGTGTACAGCGACCTGAGAGAAGAAAGTGTCGATTTCGTTAACGA GAATGCCTTCTTTGGGACTGCCATCGGTGGAAGTCTgggagcgacgcgcgagcaGATGCACGCCGTCgtggcggagacagcgcg GAAACTTCGGAGAGACCGCCCCATTCATCTGCTGGGCATCGGCCGCATGCAAGACATTTTCCATGGGGTAAAACAG GGAATAGACACATTCGATTGCGTGCATCCGACGCGGGCAGGGCGCCACGGTAGCGCCCTCGTTCCGCGCGTATTTTGGGATGGCGATGGAGCACTCAACGTcccgccctctgcaggctGCGACGCAGATGATCTGCCCGCATTTGCAAACTTCAAGAATGAGCCTGGGCGACCAAAAGTCGCTCGCTCTCTGGCTGCGCTGGCCGTTGTCTCGTCGAATCCAGAAGCAGACAAGTCATGGTCGCCTGTATCTACACCGAGGGCAATATTTCCCGTTGCCGCGCAGCGGCCCAAGGAGTATGTGGACCTCAGAAAT GCAGCGTTCAAGTTTGACGACCGGCCGATTCTCCCCAACTGCGGTTGTTACTCATGCAAGACTGCGAGCAG GGCGTACTTGCATTACCTTTTGAAGATAGGCGAGCAACTAGGCGGGACGCTGGTTACTCTCCACAATATCTTTACCATGAATAGGTTGATGGCGTCCATAAG